The following proteins come from a genomic window of Methanospirillum lacunae:
- the rpl4p gene encoding 50S ribosomal protein L4, producing the protein MKAQVLSLSGSVDHEIELPSVFASEYRPDLIKKAVISIQSHRYQPHGAYVYAGITKSAVGWGSGRGASHVPRLKNSSRAAKVPQAKGGREAHPPVVQKILTRDINRKERRKALSSAIAATISDELVKSRGHVFEGSLPFVLTNEFESLGKTRDVIAALRAIGVYDDVLKAEGSRKVRAGRGKMRGRRYKQRKSLLIVTGNEPLRAARNLSGVDVCPVDSLNVELLAPGTQSARLTVWTEDAIVRLGGEQ; encoded by the coding sequence ATGAAAGCACAGGTTTTATCATTGTCAGGTTCGGTTGACCATGAGATCGAACTCCCGTCTGTCTTTGCGTCCGAGTACCGCCCAGATTTAATCAAAAAGGCGGTCATCTCGATTCAGAGTCACCGGTATCAGCCCCATGGTGCATACGTCTATGCAGGTATCACTAAATCAGCCGTCGGCTGGGGTAGTGGTCGTGGTGCATCACATGTTCCACGTCTGAAGAACAGCTCCCGGGCTGCAAAGGTTCCACAGGCAAAAGGTGGTCGTGAGGCACATCCGCCTGTAGTTCAGAAAATTCTGACACGCGACATCAACCGCAAAGAGAGAAGAAAAGCTCTTAGTTCAGCAATTGCGGCAACTATCAGCGATGAACTCGTCAAGTCACGAGGGCATGTCTTTGAAGGCTCTCTTCCGTTTGTTCTGACCAATGAGTTTGAATCACTTGGAAAGACACGCGATGTCATTGCAGCACTGCGCGCAATCGGTGTCTATGATGACGTTCTCAAGGCAGAAGGCTCTCGCAAGGTCCGTGCAGGTCGCGGAAAAATGCGTGGTCGACGGTACAAACAGCGTAAAAGCCTGCTTATTGTAACCGGAAACGAACCACTGCGTGCAGCCCGCAACCTCTCTGGGGTAGATGTCTGCCCGGTTGATAGTCTGAATGTAGAACTCCTCGCTCCAGGTACTCAGTCTGCACGTCTGACTGTCTGGACTGAAGATGCAATTGTCAGACTCGGGGGTGAACAATAA
- the rpl3p gene encoding 50S ribosomal protein L3 — translation MPNVHRPRMGSLAFSPRKRAKSQVPKYHAWPAYEGEPALQGFAGYKVGMTHVIMVDDHVKSPNEGKDIMVPVTVVEVPDMKVAAIRVYRKDTYGHHPMTEIWAENLESDLGRRINLPKNYKREEAEKKIREAIEADKIVEVIAITYTRPALLTGVPKKVPDLMETRIGGGSMAERFDFAVGMLGKDVDIRGMFQVGQYTDVTAITKGKGTQGPVKRWGVHLRKRKHSRGGKERHVGTLGPWNPHHVRWQVPMMGQMGYQQRTEYNKRLIRIGEDGADVTPEGGFLHYGEVRSRYVLIKGSLPGPCKRLVRIRHAIRQGEHKAREPVVEFVSQQSKQG, via the coding sequence ATGCCAAACGTACACAGACCCCGCATGGGTTCCCTGGCATTCAGCCCGCGGAAACGGGCGAAGAGCCAGGTACCGAAATATCATGCATGGCCCGCATATGAAGGAGAGCCAGCGCTCCAGGGTTTTGCCGGATATAAGGTAGGAATGACTCATGTCATTATGGTCGACGACCATGTAAAGAGTCCAAATGAAGGCAAGGACATCATGGTTCCGGTCACCGTTGTAGAAGTACCTGACATGAAGGTTGCTGCAATTCGTGTTTACCGCAAAGATACCTACGGTCACCATCCAATGACCGAGATCTGGGCAGAAAACCTTGAGTCTGATCTTGGACGCAGAATCAACCTGCCAAAGAACTACAAGCGCGAAGAGGCTGAAAAGAAGATTCGCGAAGCTATCGAGGCAGATAAAATTGTCGAGGTTATTGCAATAACCTACACCCGGCCTGCACTCCTCACTGGTGTCCCAAAGAAGGTCCCTGACCTTATGGAGACACGGATTGGTGGTGGAAGTATGGCAGAGCGGTTTGACTTTGCTGTCGGCATGCTTGGTAAGGATGTTGACATCCGTGGGATGTTCCAGGTTGGTCAGTACACCGATGTTACTGCAATCACGAAAGGAAAAGGTACCCAGGGTCCTGTCAAACGCTGGGGAGTTCACCTCCGTAAACGCAAACACTCACGTGGTGGCAAAGAACGCCATGTTGGTACACTCGGACCATGGAATCCTCACCACGTACGGTGGCAGGTTCCAATGATGGGTCAGATGGGATACCAGCAGCGGACTGAATACAACAAACGCCTCATCCGGATTGGTGAAGACGGGGCAGATGTTACTCCAGAAGGTGGGTTCCTGCACTACGGCGAAGTCCGGAGCAGATATGTCCTTATCAAGGGTTCACTCCCTGGTCCATGCAAGCGTCTTGTAAGAATCAGACATGCAATCCGTCAGGGTGAGCACAAGGCCCGCGAGCCGGTGGTCGAATTCGTGAGCCAGCAGAGCAAACAGGGGTGA